The following are encoded in a window of Pyrenophora tritici-repentis strain M4 chromosome 6, whole genome shotgun sequence genomic DNA:
- a CDS encoding CHROMO domain containing protein, which produces MNDPYTGRRGCLQYKVEWVGNDQSEGWQPYFNLRGSKESVQDFHDRNPGRPGPHATFHDYDDNGQLAVALLCVFNGSLNAQSGL; this is translated from the coding sequence ATGAACGACCCCTATACTGGCCGCCGTGGTTGCCTCCAGTACAAAGTTGAATGGGTCGGCAACGACCAGTCTGAAGGCTGGCAACCCTACTTCAACCTGCGCGGCAGCAAGGAGTCAGTCCAGGACTTTCACGACCGCAACCCTGGGCGCCCTGGGCCTCACGCCACCTTTCATGATTATGACGACAACGGGCAGCTTGCCGTTGCCCTGCTTTGTGTTTTCAATGGAAGTTTGAACGCTCAGTCGGGACTTTGA
- a CDS encoding Trichoplein multi-domain protein, with translation MSCINAAIEAIESRDPGDKFTYSEVARRFGVDRSTLSRRHQQIRGSNEAKSRNQQLLHPHQELQLLEHIDELTEAGLPPTRTMIQNFASAIAGRATSQSWVTRFFHRHPDAIISRWSTGLDRNRHRADSVYKYESYFDLLSTKMAQHHIRAQDVYNMDEKGFLIGVTGRSKRVFSKQKYETGGFKKVIQDGNRDWITVIAAICADGSTLPPAIIYEATSGNMYARWVDDIAIDDPVYVTSSPSGWTNDQVGLAWLEQVFDRHTKEKAGNHTRLLILDGHGSHVTMDTHTLQPLDVVMFKPLAAAYSLSLQHYLQASHGLLAVRKDDFYRLFKPAWDSSFIKKHALKAFKATGIAPIDPEVVLKKFRKSTLTAPPPLVNVSRATITNLINQAYDPSSIAANNLSEILLRLQAAKEIAEYEKDALRAALHVHQKPRNRHEPPLDLQQRKAFHSGAVWWSPCKLREARFRQLVKEKEKEKELLDKIELKEAKENNRIYQLKIKEAARAAREEAKKVRDEAKAVKAAELDAKRRDRDAAKAIQQPQSGKRKASKPAAKQQPKKRRVGGAGGGTLAEIDKVVELRL, from the exons atgagttgtatcaacgctgcgattgaagctattgaatcgcgtgatcccggagataaatttacatactctgaggttgcgcgccgctttggtgttgatcgctctacgttgtcgcgacgccatcaacagatccggggctcaaatgaagccaaatcacgtaatcagcaactccttcacccacaccaggagctacagcttctagagcacattgacgagcttactgaggctggcttaccaccgacgaggactatgatccagaactttgctagtgctatagccggaagggctacctcccaaagctgggtgacgcgcttctttcaccgtcatcccgacgcgattatatcacgttggtcaactggtttggaccgcaatcgccaccgggctgattctgtatacaagtacgagtcgtactttgatctactatctactaaaatggctcagcaccatattcgggcgcaggatgtatataatatggatgagaagggattccttattggagtgacggggaggagtaagagagtgtttagtaagcagaaatatgagactgggggctttaagaaagtgatacaggacggcaacagagattggatcactgttatcgctgctatatgtgctgatgggagtacgttaccgcccgcgattatatacgaagctacttcgggcaacatgtacgccagatgggttgatgatatcgcaattgacgatccagtctacgttacctcaagtccctcagggtggaccaatgatcaggtaggcctggcatggctcgaacaggtgtttgatcgccatacgaaggagaaggccggcaatcacacacgcttactcatccttgacggccatgggagtcacgttactatgga TACCCAtacgctgcagccactcgatgtggtaatgttcaaacctctggcagccgcgtactcactcagcttgcagcactacctccaggcgagccacggtctcttagctgtgaggaaggatgacttctaccgtcttttcaagcctgcctgggactcctctttcattaagaagcacgcgttgaaggcatttaaagccactgggatagctcctatagatcccgaagtagtacttaaaaagttccgaaagtcaacactaacagcaccgccgccactagtgaacgtgagtagagctactatcacgaacctcattaatcaggcctacgatccgagctctattgcggccaacaacctctcagaaatactcctccgcctccaggctgccaaagagatcgccgagtacgagaaggacgcactgcgcgcggcgctacacgttcaccagaagccccgcaatcggcacgaacctcccctagatctacagcagcgaaaagcgttccattcaggggcagtttggtggtcgccgtgcaagcttcgagaggcccgcttcaggcagctagtgaaggagaaggagaaggagaaagagctacttgataagatagagttgaaagaggcaaaggagaacaacaggatctatcaacttaagatcaaagaggcagcgcgggcggcgcgtgaggaggcaaagaaggtgcgggatgaagccaaggctgtaaaggctgccgaacttgacgccaaacgacgcgatcgcgacgctgcaaaggctatacaacaaccccaatcgggcaagcgtaaggcttcaaagcccgctgcaaagcaacagccaaaaaaacgacgcgtgggtggtgctggcggtggtactctggctgag atagacaaagttgtagagctacgtctatag
- a CDS encoding TolA, Membrane protein involved in colicin uptake has product MAPIDEAIADLESRDPGEKFTLKEVAEKWGVNRSTLGRRWRRVTGPRSDGYAQQQAIGPQQKLELVRYITKLTKQGLPPTREMIRNFSSEVAHQQLSESWVTRFINRHEIYLISKWTTAMDRTRHLADSESKYRLYFELLHQKITEYHLEARDIYNMDEKGFLIGMIGRSKRIFSRRQWDKKEVRASLQDGSREFLTLLACCCADGSSLPPALIYAAKNGAIRSSWVEDIKAGEHEVFVSSSLTGWSNNDVGLAWLEQVFDRYTKQRSGRWRLLILDGHGSHLTMEFIKYCDRHRILLMILPPHSTHTLQPLDVVLFKPLSQAYSNELTNHLYKAQGLIPIKKGDFFPLFWRAWQASFKQSTILKAFEATGIWPIDPNVILRRFASTPEAERSSSSGLSDHDWRKLDRLVRAAVNDSHQYEARKLRSSVHHLSVQYKLLQHENEGLKEALQHKKKHKKKGKALDLQQRQEYHGGSVFWSPRKIREARAREVVRERDKIEEKLQKAQAKKQREEVQLQRQVKLEEKRVERQRLKEIRELERAEKAAERARKVEAQHQKKATQQAQQRKRKASRAPSSKNKRQKRAMEDRARDRVASPPSPPPPKTTSRGRNVNLPQKFR; this is encoded by the coding sequence ATGGCTCCGATTGATGAAGCGATTGCAGATTTAGAATCGCGCGATCCAGGAGAGAAATTCACATTAAAAGAAGTTGCTGAAAAATGGGGGGTTAACCGCTCAACGCTAGGGCGAAGATGGAGGCGCGTGACAGGGCCTAGGAGCGATGGATACGCTCAGCAGCAAGCTATCGGCCCACAACAAAAGTTAGAGCTTGTACGATATATCACTAAGCTCACTAAGCAAGGCCTACCTCctacaagagagatgatcaggaatttctcatcagaagtagcccatcagcagctcagcgagagctgggttactcgcttcattaaccgacacgagatctatcttatctcaaagtggaccaccgccatggatcgtacgcgccacctggctgattctgagtcaaagtatagactctacttcgagctgctgcaccagaagatcaccgaataccacctagaggctcgagatatatacaatatggatgaaaAGGGCTTCCTTATTGGTATGATAGGCAGGAGTAAGAGGATATTtagcaggcgtcaatgggataagaaagaggttcgagcatctctccaggatggatcacgcgagtttctgacactcctggcctgctgctgcgccgatgggagctcgctgcctccagcccttatctacgcagctaaaaatggagccatacgatcgagttgggtggaggatattaaggcaggagaacatgaggtctttgtctcatcatctctaacaggctggtcaaacaatgacgtaggcctagcttggctagagcaggtgtttgatcgctatacaaagcagcgatcagggagatggcgattgctcatccttgatggccatggatctcacctcacgatggagtttatcaagtactgcgatcgccataggatcctcctcatgatccttcctccccattcgactcatacgctccagccgctcgatgtagtgctgttcaagccactctctcaagcctactccaacgagctcactaaccatctctacaaggctcaaggcctcaTTCCAATTaagaaaggagacttcttcccactcttctggAGAGCTTGGCAGGCCTCGTTTAAGCAATCAACTATATTAAAAGCGTTTGAAGCTACTGGTATATGGCCAATAGATcccaacgttatccttcgtagatttgccagcacgccagaagctgagagaagctcatcttcagggctctctgatcatgactggagaaagctcgatcggttagtacgagctgctgtcaatgatagccatcagtatgaggcaagaaagctgcgctcaagcgttcaccatctctctgtgcagtatAAGCTTTTAcagcatgagaacgagggcttaaaggaggctcttcaacataaaaagaagcataagaagaagggcaaagctcttgaccttcaacagcgccaggagtatcacggtggctctgtcttctggtctcctcgcaagatacgcgaggctcgagctagagaagtagtacgggagcgagataagatagaggagaaactccaaaaagcacaggccaagaagcagcgtgAGGAGGTtcaactgcagcgtcaagttaagctcgaggagaagcgtgtagagaggcagaggctcaaggagataagggagcttgagcgagctgagaaagcagctgaacgcgcgcgcaaagttgaagctcaacaccagaaaaaagccacccaacaagctcaacaacgcaagcgTAAAGCCTCAAGAGCGCCCTCTTCTAAgaacaagcgtcaaaaacgaGCGATGGAGGATAGAGCTCGCGATAGAGTTGCATCTCCTCCAtcgcctccaccaccaaagaccacatcacgtggccgcaacgtcaacctcccacaAAAATTCAGATAG
- a CDS encoding rve multi-domain protein codes for MAPSTAMDAIPKLQADGSNAYHWEAALKLYANIHSIGGLLDGSYMVTYPETPHYQTEPTTTSSAFNTPQLLLDAQQRVRAHNKEVTTQYDKDYELYRIYNSRESSLTLAILNTVPRSVWDNVMNLPTVRQKYEAITARYREQGVTEECTIWADFFKLRAQDCPSTANFTDKFKAGLAKLDVIADCKLSNKARVYQFILAINNAYPDYGRDRRADLRRNVTLNVDRMCSELIDEARRDDPIKTINTSIRASGGDNNRSQPLGDNNDANRSATRGRGNRGNGRAQRGRGRGSEGATQRPTNTSPYCKHCDCNHTGGGDNCWYTFPHLATEAWRQRQAQQQGKQQPTSTNAAAINAEGFAFTTVHLSEKVQSLTKETSNFKQRFIIDTGSSDHICNDRSKFQILHDTAPATINTGAGPITAKQVGTIQITVVTSEGVLNKVSFTNVLYAPDMFVSVLSHSKLRAKNLYYHGWDSKLYLMPSQQEIAFTPEIDKIPTLLLANTELEAARAFAFATAATTNPTGVLAPYREITLQELHELFGHADPKALKLLVANTTGLRLTTTQAFSCEACMLSKSKKQISRRSPARSTTFLHRIHIDIVGPVTPEGVNGERYWILYTDDYSRYRWIDFTDCKAAITSKLIQHLDKMETQHHVRVSIVHMDNDNMFLNQTTGRYFKDKGIISEPSTAYTPHQNGVAEASNYVVEVRARTMILAAPHISKSYWPYAAQYSIDVLNHSVSSAVLDSKTPRQLLFEHMKVANPVPNLCSFRTFGEAGYVHQPVQRRVQSAKFEPQSVKMYFVGREGSRIYLMWDPVTQSIHRTSSVAWPKHDVKAVVQEDTATTKPDQCFYIQDPPPALDPSSFPHHEVSLPEQGSGYVFDGLEAEAQSSFDFDADIDNYNSLTEVANARATPQRRDTSQNAPRHDEISASFDARNILDGRRRITRPPNRYAAVSRCFATAITEATTTDLPPEPATRKAARLHPYSKQLIAAEDEELVSLDQNGTWETTTTIPPDVYALPTKWVYKYKVKDDGQLERFKARLVVCGNRQETDFWRETYVAVARATTLKVLLALVATEDLECEQADVVTAFLNGKLDKDEVVYVRLPDGRKAKLIKALYGLRRSPRLWYNELSSYLKGIGLDPLESDPCVFKHLDGSLILAYVDDIIFITATKQRMKEIKEAVYKKYKCRDLGPISHYLGLRIRRSRPSRLIEISMESYVDKLVEEYSRQHALPRYTPLDTSVLKLKLRSPTDLATQQQIQNYQKVIGKLLYPATQLRADISFHVAYLARAMSNPTQQHYEYAIQIIDYLKTFKSLVMSYRATSPHARMPITMYATSYDDNKNNTNPTLHLHGYSDASFADGEDRKSTSGYLFKLAGGTICHKSVKQKLVTTSTTEAEYVALTYAAKEATWLYRLLHQLGYNGTDTHPILIYGDNAPSIQLLHSEGHHERTKHVDIYYHYIKDQVRDGNLYVEHVRTHEMAADGLTKPLERQAHSRYLQQLGLTTPTIETKDYNKGLHSLQVNNELFRLQNAELRAELNLIRSRPSKSTTLTTQEGDNWHGGAVFYSPRKLASVRARKAAELDEAAELQLQKARDRERKAAEAAKKKRSQEAAKVARQQAKIERDAKQLRQREEKAAERALKKQQQQAATA; via the exons ATGGCGCCATCCACAGCGATGGACGCGATCCCAAAGCTACAAGCAGATGGTAGCAACGCTTACCACTGGGAAGCAGCATTGAAGCTGTACGCAAATATTCACTCTATCGGAGGTCTACTCGACGGCAGCTACATGGTCACATACCCAGAAACACCTCACTATCAAACTGAACCGACAACTACGTCATCGGCATTCAACACGCCACAACTTCTGCTTGACGCTCAGCAACGCGTACGAGCCCACAACAAAGAAGTTACTACACAGTACGACAAAGACTATGAGCTCTATCGTATTTACAACTCCCGAGAATCGTCTCTCACCTTGGCTATACTCAATACAGTACCAAGATCAGTATGGGACAACGTCATGAACCTGCCCACAGTGAGGCAGAAGTACGAAGCTATTACAGCTCGTTATCGTGAACAAGGCGTCACTGAAGAGTGTACTATCTGGGCAGATTTTTTCAAGCTGAGAGCTCAAGACTGCCCCTCTACAGCCAACTTCACCGACAAGTTTAAAGCAGGACTTGCAAAGCTTGACGTCATCGCAGACTGTAAGCTATCTAACAAAGCTCGAGTGTATCAGTTCATTCTTGCTATCAACAACGCCTACCCGGACTACGGACGCGATCGCCGCGCTGATCTGCGCCGCAACGTTACTCTGAACGTCGATCGCATGTGCAGCGAGCTCATTGACGAGGCCCGCCGCGACGACCCAATCAAGACCATTAACACGTCTATCCGAGCTTCTGGGGGTGACAACAACCGCAGTCAGCCTCTTGGTGATAACAACGACGCCAACAGAAGCGCCACCCGTGGCCGCGGCAATCGAGGCAATGGGCGAGCCCAGCGCGGACGAGGTAGAGGTTCTGAGGGTGCGACTCAGAGACCTACAAATACCTCCCCATACTGCAAGCACTGCGACTGCAACCATACTGGAGGAGGTGATAACTGCTGGTACACCTTTCCTCACCTCGCCACTGAAGCCTGGCGTCAGCGCCAAGCTCAACAACAAGGCAAACAACAGCCTACTAGCACCAACGCCGCAGCTATTAATGCTGAAGGCTTTGCCTTTACAACGGTTCATTTGTCAGAGAAGGTACAGAGTCTCACCAAGGAGACCTCTAACTTCAAACAACGATTCATTATCGATACTGGAAGCAGCGATCACATCTGCAATGATCGCAGCAAGTTCCAAATTCTACACGACACTGCTCCTGCTACAATTAATACTGGAGCCGGACCTATTACTGCTAAGCAGGTAGGTACCATTCAGATCACTGTCGTCACGTCAGAAGGTGTACTCAACAAGGTCTCCTTCACTAACGTGCTATACGCTCCGGACATGTTTGTATCAGTCCTCTCCCACTCTAAACTACGAGCGAAAAATCTCTATTACCACGGCTGGGACAGCAAGCTGTACCTCATGCCATCACAACAAGAGATCGCCTTCACACCTGAGATCGACAAGATCCCTACGCTCCTCCTCGCCAACACAGAGCTTGAGGCAGCTCGCGCGTTTGCCTTTGCAACCGCCGCAACCACCAACCCAACAGGTGTACTCGCTCCCTATCGCGAGATTACTCTCCAAGAGCTCCATGAGCTGTTTGGCCATGCCGACCCCAAAGCTCTTAAGCTTCTTGTCGCCAACACCACCGGCCTACGTCTCACTACAACACAGGCATTCTCATGCGAGGCCTGCATGTTATCCAAATCGAAGAAGCAGATCTCACGACGGTCTCCAGCCCGCTCAACCACGTTCCTCCATCGTATTCATATCGATATCGTTGGACCAGTGACGCCCGAAGGTGTCAACGGTGAGCGCTACTGGATACTGTACACCGACGACTACTCACGATACCGCTGGATTGATTTCACAGACTGCAAAGCAGCAATCACATCTAAGCTTATACAACACCTGGACAAGATggaaactcaacaccacgTTCGAGTGTCGATCGTTCACATGGACAACGACAACATGTTCCTCAACCAGACGACTGGGCGTTACTTCAAGGACAAAGGCATCATCTCCGAGCCTTCCACCGCCTATACACCCCACCAGAATGGAGTCGCTGAAGCCAGCAACTACGTAGTGGAGGTCCGAGCACGCACAATGATTTTGGCGGCGCCTCACATATCTAAGTCATACTGGCCATACGCAGCCCAGTACTCTATCGACGTCCTTAACCATAGCGTCAGCTCTGCTGTACTAGACAGTAAGACACCAAGACAGCTGCTATTTGAGCACATGAAGGTTGCAAACCCTGTGCCTAACCTATGCTCCTTCCGCACCTTCGGAGAAGCTGGGTACGTCCATCAACCAGTACAGCGACGAGTTCAGAGCGCCAAGTTCGAACCACAATCGGTCAAGATGTACTTCGTCGGTCGAGAAGGATCACGGATCTACCTTATGTGGGATCCAGTCACACAGTCCATACACCGTACGAGCAGTGTTGCTTGGCCTAAACACGACGTCAAAGCTGTAGTCCAAGAAGACACAGCTACAACCAAACCGGATCAATGCTTCTATATCCAAGATCCACCGCCAGCACTAGATCCCTCTTCATTTCCACACCATGAAGTCTCTCTCCCGGAGCAAGGTAGTGGTTATGTATTTGACGGACTAGAGGCTGAAGCGCAGTCTAGCTTTGACTTTGACGCGGACATTGACAACTATAACAGTCTTACCGAGGTTGCTAATGCTCGAGCAACACCTCAGCGTCGGGATACATCCCAAAACGCTCCACGTCACGACGAGATCAGTGCATCATTTGATGCCCGTAACATACTCGATGGACGTCGTCGCATCACTCGACCGCCCAACCGATACGCGGCAGTCTCTCGTTGCTTTGCTACGGCAATTACAGaggcaacaacaacagactTACCGCCTGAGCCTGCCACACGCAAGGCAGCACGCCTTCATCCATACAGCAAGCAATTGATCGCTGCTGAAGATGAAGAGCTTGTATCACTCGACCAGAATGGCACATGGGAGACCACAACCACGATCCCTCCCGACGTATACGCCCTGCCTACTAAGTGGGTATACAAATACAAAGTCAAGGACGATGGACAACTCGAGCGCTTCAAGGCTCGACTGGTTGTCTGTGGCAATAGGCAGGAGACCGACTTCTGGCGCGAAACCTACGTTGCAGTAGCTCGCGCAACTACACTGAAAGTCCTTCTCGCCCTTGTCGCAACCGAAGACTTAGAATGCGAGCAAGCAGACGTTGTTACCGCCTTTCTCAACGGTAAACTAGACAAAGACGAAGTAGTCTATGTCCGCCTGCCAGACGGACGCAAAGCCAAGCTTATCAAAGCTTTGTACGGCCTGCGCCGCTCACCACGCCTCTGGTACAAtgagctatcgagctatctcAAGGGTATCGGCTTAGATCCTTTAGAGTCAGATCCATGTGTCTTCAAACACCTAGACGGCAGTCTTATCCTTGCGTATGTTGATGATATCATCTTCATCACAGCTACGAAGCAACGCATGAAGGAGATCAAAGAGGCTGTATACAAGAAGTACAAGTGTCGAGATCTAGGACCAATCTCTCACTACCTAGGTCTCCGGATCCGACGCTCACGACCATCCCGACTCATCGAGATCTCAATGGAGTCATATGTCGACAAGCTTGTAGAGGAGTATAGTCGTCAACACGCGCTCCCTCGCTACACGCCGCTTGATACCTCAGTACTCAAGTTGAAGCTGCGATCTCCAACTGATCTTGCAACTCAACAACAAATTCAGAACTACCAAAAGGTTATTGGCAAGCTGCTGTATCCAGCAACCCAACTGCGAGCCGATATATCCTTCCACGTCGCCTATCTCGCCCGCGCTATGAGCAATCCAACTCAACAACACTACGAGTACGCAATCCAGATCATCGACTATCTCAAGACCTTCAAATCTCTTGTAATGAGCTATCGAGCTACATCTCCACACGCACGCATGCCTATCACCATGTATGCGACATCATACGATgacaacaagaacaacacTAATCCTACGCTACACCTACATGGCTACAGCGACGCCTCATTTGCTGACGGCGAGGACCGCAAATCAACCTCCGGATACTTGTTCAAACTTGCTGGAGGTACTATCTGTCACAAGTCAGTCAAGCAAAAGCTAGTTACAACCTCAACAACTGAAGCTGAGTACGTTGCTCTTACCTACGCCGCTAAGGAGGCTACCTGGCTGTACCGTCTGCTACACCAGCTCGGTTACAACGGTACAGATACCCATCCTATCCTTATCTACGGAGACAACGCTCCATCTATACAGCTACTACACTCAGAGGGTCATCACGAGCGTACAAAGCACGTCGATATCTACTACCATTACATCAAGGATCAAGTCCGCGACGGCAACCTCTACGTAGAGCATGTACGAACTCATGAGATGGCTGCTGACGGCCTCACGAAACCTCTTGAACGACAAGCCCACAGCAGGTATCTACAACAGCTAGGCCTTACGACTCCAACTATCGAAACAAAGGACTACAACAAAG GCCTACACTCGCTGCAGGTTAACAACGAGCTTTTCCGCCTCCAAAACGCGGAGCTACGCGCTGAACTCAACCTTATAAGGTCCCGCCCGTCTAAATCAACAACACTGACTACTCAAGAGGGCGACAATTGGCACGGCGGAGCTGTATTCTACAGTCCTAGGAAGCTTGCCAGCGTCCGCGCGCGCAAGGCCGCAGAACTGGACGAAGCCGCGGAGCTACAACTCCAAAAAGCTCGCGATAGAGAGAGAAAAGCAGCAGAAGCTGCTAAGAAAAAGCGCTCTCAAGAAGCTGCAAAGGTGGCTCGACAACAAGCCAAAATTGAGAGGGATGCCAAGCAGTTACGGCAGCGTGAGGAGAAAGCTGCCGAACGGGCACTTAAAaagcaacaacaacaagctgcAACCGCTTAA
- a CDS encoding Membrane-bound metallopeptidase yields MAPIDDAIADLESQEPGEKIVLAEFARKWGVSRATLSRRWRRVTGPRSNGYAQQQAISPQQELELVRYIKTLTERGLPPTREMIRNFSSKVAHQQLSESWVTRFINRHKIHLISKWTSAMDRTRHLADSESKYRLYFELLHRKITEYHLEARDIYNMDEKGFLIGLIGRSKRIFSRRQWEKKEVRASFQDGSREFLTVLACCCADGSSLPPSLIYASAKGAIRSSWVEDIKAGEHNIFVSSSPTGWSNNNIGLAWLEQVFDRCTKQRSGRWRLLILDGHGSHVTMEFIKYCDRHRILLMILPPHSTHTLQPLDVVLFKPLSQAYSNELTNHLHKAQGLVPIKKGDFFPLFWSAWISSFTESLILKAFEATGIWPIDANVILRRFASTPEAERSSSSGLSDHDWRKIDRLVRAAVTDSHQYEARKLRSSVHHLSVQNELLKHENEGLKEALQHKKKHRKKGKALDLQQRQEYHGGSVFWSPRKLREARAREAVRERDETEEKLQKAWAKKQRKEAQLQRQVELEEKRVERQRLKEMREVERAEKAAERARKVEAQHQKKSIQQAQQRKRKASQVLSPSNKRQKRAGAAHAGVQAGDELSATPAKVTSRGRNVNLPQKYR; encoded by the coding sequence ATGGCTCCAATTGATGATGCGATTGCAGATTTAGAGTCGCAAGAACCCGGAGAAAAAATTGTATTAGCAGAGTTTGCGAGGAAATGGGGTGTCAGCCGCGCAACTCTATCGCGGAGGTGGAGGCGCGTGACAGGGCCTAGGAGTAATGGATACGCTCAGCAGCAAGCTATCagcccacaacaagagctagagcttgtgagatatatcAAAACGCTCACAGAGAGAGGCCTTCCTCctacaagagagatgatcaggaatttctcatcaaaagtagcccatcagcagctcagcgagagctgggttactcgcttcatcaacagACACaagatccatctcatctcaaagtggaccagcgccatggatcgtacgcgccacctggctgattctgagtcaaagtatagactctacttcgagctgctgcatcgaaagatcaccgaataccaccttgaggctcgagatatatacaatatggatgagaagggcttcttaattggcttgataggcagaagcaagagaatattcagcaggcgtcaatgggagaagaaggaggttcgagcatctttccaggatggatcacgcgagtttctgacagtcctggcctgctgctgcgccgatgggagctcgctgcccCCAAGCCTTATCTACGCATCTGCGAAAGGAGCTATACGATCAAGTTGGGTAGAGgatatcaaggcaggagaacataatatctttgtctcatcatctccgacaggctggtcaaacaATAACATTGGTCTAGCTTGGCTtgagcaggtgtttgatcgctgtacaaagcagcgatcagggaGATGGAGATTACTtatccttgatggccatggatctcatgtcacgatggagtttatcaaatactgcgatcgccataggattctcctcatgatccttcctccccattcgactcacacgctccagccgctcgATGTAGTGCTATTtaagccactctctcaagcctactccaACGAGCTCACCAATCatctccataaggctcaaggcctcgtcccaatcaagaaaggagacttcttcccactcttctggagcgcatggatatcctccttcacagagagcctcatattaaaggccttcgaagccactgggatctggccgatagatgccaacgttatccttcgtagatttgctagcacgccagaagctgagagaagctcatcgtcagggctctctgatcatgatTGGAGAAAGATAGATCGATTAGTTCGAGCTGCTGTCActgatagccatcagtatgaggcaagaaagctgcgtTCAAGCGTCCACCATCTCTCTGTTCAGAatgagcttttaaagcatgagaatgagggcttaaaggaggctcttcaacacaaaaagaagcacaggaagaagggcaaagctcttgaccttcaacagcgccaggagtatcacggtggctctgtcttctggtctcctcgcaagttgcgtgaggctcgagctagagaagcagtacgggagcgagatgagacggaggagaaactccaaaaagcatgggccaagaagcagcgtaAGGAGGCtcaactgcagcgtcaagttgagctcgaggagaagcgtgtaGAGAGGCAGAGGCTCAAAGAGATGAGGGAGgttgagcgagctgagaaagcagctgaacgcgcgcgcaaagttgaGGCTCAACACCAGAAGAAATCTAtccaacaagctcaacaacgcaagcgTAAAGCCTCACAAGTACTCTCACCAAGtaacaagcgtcaaaaacgcgctGGCGCTGCTCACGCTGGTGTTCAAGCTGGAGATGAGCTATCTGCTACTCCAGCCAAAgtcacatcacgtggccgcaacgtcaacctcccacaaaaatatagatag